ACCAGGCCGACCCCGAATCATTGCTATTTGATTGTTCTTAGTTAAAAACTATATCTCAGGCCCATCTGCATCTGCCAGCGCGATTGCAGAAAGTCCACTGAATAGGGCTTCCCGGGATCCTGGAAGTTATACAGCGGATACCCCTGTGAAGCACGGCCAGGGATAAACGGTACCAACCCGACACTGGCAGTAGAATTATAAGTATTGGGAGAAAAATAAACCCATCCCCATTGTGAATTCAGGAGGTTGGTCAGGTTCAGGATGTCCCAGGTAAATGTGATCATATGAGCATGTTTACCGCCTTTACGGGCAATCATGAAGTCCTGCATAAAGCGGAAATCCACATTATTATTCCACGGCGTACGGCCGCCATTCCTTTCTGTAAATGATCCACGGCGATGGCTCAGGTACGAATCCTTATCGATGAAGGCATTAAAGGCGTTTGCCTGCTCAGCCGCTGTTACTGTTTTCCTGCCCGCTTCCGTGTACGGAGCAAAGAAATTAACCGCTTCCGCAGCATAAGGTATGTAAGCCAGGCTCACCTGCTGCGGCGTGTTCTGCGCCGTATAATTTACAAATCCATAGGTATATGGACTACCCGACTGGAAACTGCCGAAAAGCGAAAATGTACTTCTCAGGTGTTGCTGCCACGTAACGCTATAAGACACGGTGGCGACTATACGATGACGGATATCAAAATTGGAGAAAGCCAACTTCGGTGCATTGGGATTCAGCGCCTGGTTCAGCTGCCAGTTAGATTCCATGGAATTGCGCACACCATTGGATACATCTTTAGACATGCCATAGGTATAGGCAACAGACGCATTCAGTCCGCCCGGGAATTTCCTGCTCACCTGACCGGTGAGGCTGTAACGATAACCCATGGTAGTATTAGATAACAGGTACGCATTGGCAAACGCAGGATTGATGCCACCAGACGGGAACACCGGCTGCAGCCTGCGGTCGGCCGCCGTATCATAAGTGTTGTAGGCAGGATTGTCTTTCAGATTCACCTGCTGGAACATCACATCTTTTATCACCTGCGTATAAATGCCTTCAATACTGTAGCGGAAGCCACTGCGACTGGTATAGTCTACTCCCACACTACCCCGGAATACCTGTGGCATCATGAAATTATTATCGATCAGGTCTACCTGGGTTTTGCCGGCATTAGGGTTGCTTACCGGCTGTCCGTTCTGCCGGGCAAAGTCTGCAATACCGTTATTACCCGGCCGTAACGGATCGGTGCCGGGAATGAAAACGCCGGAGCCATTGTCTGTACGCTGATCGTATGCACCGTAAGTATCGCCGGTATTATAGTATGCATAACCGATCCAGGCAAAAGGTATACGCCCGGTAAACAGTCCTGCACCGCCGCGCAGCACCAGGCTTTTGTCTTCAAGCAGGTCATAACTGAAACCTAACCTCGGCGACACCTGCACCTTTCCCAGGTAACCATTATCCAGCTGATTCAATGGCCGGTAATCGAAGGTGGTACCTTTGTACTTATCGCTGACAGCGCTGCTTACTTTTTCACTGAGATCCGGCTTGTTGGGGATATGCGCCATATCAAAGCGGATACCGGGTGTAATACGGAACCTGTCGTTGATCTGAATTTCATCCTGTGCATACAGGCTGTAAAAATTGATATTAAATACCGCTCCCGGATGTTGCAGGATATATCCGCGGTCGTTGTTGAAGTAATTGTAACTGCCCCTCACCCTGCTGGGGTTATTATTCAGAAAATCGTTCACACTGGGGTAATCTACCCTCCCATTCCATGCGTTTACAAATCCATAAGTGATCTTATACAGCTCGTTGTGGGTACCGAACAACAGGTGGTGCTTACCGAGGTCCCAACGGAAATTGTCTGTTAGTTCCAGCGTACGTTGTTTCATATTGAAGATGCTGGCTTCGCGGTCTGTTCCCAGGAAGATGGTGCTGCCAGGTGTTCTTCCTACAATCTGCACCTGTGGGAAAGCAGGATTGCTGGTCGGATCCCTGTAGTCATGAATGGTGGAAAATCCGGCTATAACGTTGTTGGATAAACGACTATTGATACGGGTATTCAGTTCAGCTACCGTAGATTGCTGGTTATTGGTTTGTTTGAAAGCGATGCCTGCGAAACGGAAGTTCTGCTGATCACGTTCCAGCTGTACGGCGTCGGAGAAAATGGTGTTGTTGCGCACCGCCAGGTGATTGTTGTCATTGATATTCCAGTCTACCCGGTTGAAGAACTTCAGCGAACGGCCGGTGGCATTATACTGGCCATAAGTACCCGGATCGATGCCATAACGCGCGCGAAGAGCTTCCTGTATCTGTTGGGCATCTGTTTCAGACAATACACCGGAAGAAGTTTTACTGCCGGCTTCCTGTTGTACGGGGTCCTGCCGGCCCGTCACTTCTGTATTGGTAAAAAAGAAAAGTTTGTTTTTGATGATGGGAAAACCGAGCCGCAGCCCTGCCTGATAGTCATAAAACGCAGCCGGCATCTTTCTGCCGTCGCCGGCGCGATCCGCGCCGGTAAGTGTGGCATTCCGCCCGTATACATATACGGAGCCTTCCAGCTGGTTGGTACCGGAACGGGTTACCGCGTTAATGCTGCCACCCGTGAAGTTACCGATCTTCACATCATAAGGTGCGAGGTACACCTGCATATCCTGGATGGCATCCATGGAAACCGGATTGGTACGGGTGCTGGAACCCGGCATACCAGAGGTACCGGTAGCTCCGCCCAGCGAGGGGGAAAAGCCGATGGCATCGTTGTTTACAGCGCCGTCGATGGTCACGTTGTTGTAACGGAAATTGCTTCCCATGAAAGTATTATCTTTCGAGCCCTGCGGCACCAGCCGGGTAACATCCTGTATACTTCTGGAAATGGTGGGCATGTTGCGCAGTTCTTCCCGGTTGATGTTCCTGCCCGCACCATTGGTACGCGGTCCGGTTTTAGTGGCAGTAACCTGCAACTCGTTCAGCTTTCTGGCGCCGGTTTTTAAGGCAATATTCACCTGTTGTACCTGTCCGAGCATGACCTGTATATTATCTTCCCGTTGCGTTTCCATCCCAATAAAACTGGCTTCCAGCCGGTAAGGGCCGCCCACCCGGAGCCCCGACAGGTTATAACGCCCGTCGGGAGTAGTAGCAGTACCGTAGCGGGTGCCTGATGGTGTATGTACTGCCTGTACAGTTACGCCCGGCAATGGTTGCCCGCCTGCATCTGTAATACGGCCGCGCAGCGAGCCGGTAGTCTCCTGGGCGTATACCCGGAATAGGGTCAACAGTATGCCTGTCAGCAGGATCAGCATCCTGCCGGAAAAGTAAAAGTTTTGTTTCATCGCTATGACTTTTGACTATATCAACATCTTTATGAAAAGCTATTTGTAGTACACATAATCTCCCTGTGGTGCGAACAGCTGATCCAGCACATGTATCACACCATTAGTGGCAACAATATCCGGGCGTATAATGTGTGGAGGTGTAATCACTCCGGCACCATAAAAACTAACGCCGTCTTTCCCTATTTCAAAAGTGGCATCCTTCCCGATATCGTAGCTCCGGAAAACAATGGTAACCCCACTGCCGCTCATACCAAAGCCATTCAGTGCCACGGTACCAGGTTTCATCGGCACACCAGCACCGCCTGCCCATCTCCCGCCTATAAAATCGCAGGTGAAGTTGGTGCCATAAATACAGCCATACCTAACCAGTTTGATGAGGGTAAGAGTATCTACACCAGCGAGGTCCGATGGTACATTGTAACCGATCGTTTTAAACGCCGCATCTGTGGGCATTACCAGCGTGGCGGTTGTATAGGTGTTCCCATATAGCATTTTATAAATAGCCACCGGGTTGCTGGCGTACAGCTCCAGCATTTTTACACGGTGAAAAATATAGGACACCATCTTCAGGTCAGGTGCGGCATCCATTGTTTCCATCAATGTTCCCGCAGGAGGCAGTGGTAAGCGCCCTGTTTTGTGCACGACGCCGTCGGCCAGGCTGATATTTCCTTCTGTTACCTTCACCCCATTGAAGAAAGCACCGTAATAATTCTGCGTAACTACAGGCTTATACCGCGGATGCAAACTGGTAAGGGTATCAGACATAAATCCAACCTGGCTGGATTTGCCAATACGCCCGGGAAGGATCAGGTACCCGATCATGCCGCCCAGTGTTTTTTTATCCAGCGAACGCAATTTTTCTGCTGTAAATCCGGCGTTAATAAAGGCACTGTCGGCCGGCACGAATAACGTATACGGCCCTCCGGAGGAAAAGACAGTATCAAGACCCGACAGTTGCAAGGCGGTGCTGAACAACTGTGCATCCTTCTCGCCCTTCAGATAAGTGGCCAGTGTACGTACTTCTATTTTATCTGTATGCTCCGTTTTTTTACAGGCCACAGTGCCAACCATCATCAACAGCAGGCCGCAGAGGAGTGTTTTCATATTTTCTATGCTCATGACATTATGGTTTTAGCAAACCGGCTATTATGTGAAGCACACCATTGGGCGCAGGCCGGTTGATGATATAATTCTGATATCCCATTTCATACATTACGACGGCAGTTTTATTTCCTTTACCCAGTACTAGAGGATTCTGTAAAACCCTCCCCCAGCGGTCTTTAAAAGAAATACGTACCACTTCCCGTTGAAGATTCTGTACCCGCAGGGTATCCAGCGTAGCGGACTGCAGGCTCATGTCCAGCAGAAAATTACGCGTGGGCAAGATGTGGCGGCGCACCAATGCTGCTAATACCGCCGTATCAGCTTTCTCCAACGCCTGCATGGAATTCAGCTTTGGATCTCCCGAATTCAGAAAGGCATCATTAGATGGCGCCCATACGGTGTAAGTACCCTGGTTAGTCAACAGGTTCTGCAGGCCACTACGTTGTACGGCCAACGCAAAAAAGGTAAGCGGCGGCGTATTCACAATCAGGTCTGTCAGCGAGGGATATATTTCAGTCGTCAATATACCGGACAATACCTGTATCTGTCCGTTAGACGTATTGATATCAGTATCTTTCACTCTCACACCATTGACTGTCACCACGGTATCGGCGCCTGTACGGTATTTGCTGACGTATACATTTTTTCCGTCGAGGTTAGGGAGTGGCTGGTTCAATGCAAGCGGAAGTGACCGGAAGCTATAGTTACCACGCAATATGTGGTTGGCAAATAAGCGCCTGGCATCAGTGGGCAACGCAAGCCAGGAGATATCGCCCCCATCTTTCACTGCGCCTATCCTGGCGCTTTGAATGGCTGCGTTATCGGGAATCAGTGTAGTAAATGGGCCTGGCTGAGTCAGTGTATCCTGCAGACTAACTGCTTTCAGGCAGGTATCGAACAGGATAAAGTTGTAATTGGTAGATATAAGGAAGCGCTGCCGGCTGAAGTAGTCCGCGCCCTTGTCGGGAGTAACTTCCTGCTTGTCTTTTTTACAACCTGTACCCGTCAACATCCCCGCCAGCACCACTGGTATCAGCATCCGGCGAATATTGTATATGGAGATTTTCATATTGTATTTTTTGTAGCTCGTGTTTATGTTTATTTATTTAGATGGATGATAAAACAGCTGATCTGTTTCATAAATCACGCCGCTGCGGGTCATCATGTGCCGCTGCGGATCTGCATATAGCGTAGCCATTGGTATCGCCGGATCATTCGTCCACTTCACTTTTACCGTTCCGTCTGCCGGCTGGAATTGCGGGAAGAACGCCCGTTCCATGATCATATTACCCGTGCCGATGTAGTTATTAAACTGCCCGTTGTTGATGTATGGATTATACAACAGGTCATTATAAAAACTGATATTGGTGAAGATGTTCCGGAAATTCAACAACGCATGTTGTTTCAACACACTGTCGATTGGCAGGAACACTGTTGGATACTGTGAAGGAGTTACCTTAGTAGCAAATGCGCGGATATCATTCACTGTTTTAAAACCAGCTGCCTTAAATGCGTCGTTAACAGGCGCCATAATCATAGGTAACGCAAACTGCGTGATACCAAATTCTGCCTTTTTATTGGCGTAATACAAAGAATTATACCGCAGCGAATCCGCTACAATAGCCGGATTACCAGGAAACATCAGCCTGTTGGCAGCGTACATGCTGTCGGCCAGGCGAATGGAAGCCACGAACATGCTCAGCTCCGGCCTCGACAGCAACGTTTCCCAGGCCGTTAGCATAGGGCGTTGCAGCACTTTATCAACAGGCCATACATACCCATTTCCGGCCGTCAGGGCGGTATCGCTTTCCTTATTCACCGGTTCACCATTTACAAACAACAGCTTCGTACGTTTCAGGTAAAGTCGTTGCTGATAGATCAGGTTGGCAGCATTGGATTTGTCTGGTATAATTTCCTGCAACAGCGTGCTGGTTTCAATGCTCGTGATAGCCGAATTCAGCGCCAATGCACCGTAAGAACCGGTCACCACATGAAAGCGAACAATCTTCTGCAACGAGTCTTCCGGCAGCGTATTGATCACATCGGCGGTTAAACCGGCATTTTGCATGGCTGCATCCGTCGGCGCCAGGATAGTGAAATAACCGGCAGGTGCCAATAGCTGGTCCAGTTTAACACGGCGCGCAGCTTGTTTGAACAGCGTAAACCGGCTCGCTGCAAACACAGCACGGATATCATGCGTAGTGTCCGGAACGGCATGTGAAAAGGCTGCGCTATCATCCAACCCAATTTTTTCGCAGGCCGTGAAACCCAATGTCAGACCAGTCAGCAGCACCAGTATTGGCAGTATTTTTTTATTGATCAATTCTCTCTTAATAATCATAATCATACCTGTTAATGTTTTATGGATGGCTGATGTGTATACTGTCAGGATAAACAAGTATGTCTGAAATACCGTGTATCACTCCGTTTCCGGCTATTGCATCTTTAAAAGTGTATTGCAGGCTTTGAGGACCGATACGATAAAAATAGCCCGGGAACATTTCAAACCACGAACAGGCAACCGGTACGGGATTTACAGCGTTGAATAAAACAAAACCTTCTTTGGAATATACTTTTACGTCAACTGGAGAAGGTGCTCCCTGTGGCACAACAGGCGCATCACGGAAATCGGTAATAAAAATTCGGTTCGGGAGTATACCAGCACGGAACAGGTAATCGCTGTAATGTTTGGTATCGAAAGTATCGCTGGCGATGGCAGCGCTGGTAAGGCCACGCCTTTCCATTTTCGCATTTTCCGGCACGAAGAGCGTGAATGGCCCGTCGCCGCTGAGCTGTGCATACAGCCCCATCTTTTTCAGTGCCGCCACATACAGGCTATATTGCGGTCGTTGCTCCAGCCAATCCTTTACGGTAGGCGCAGGCACGGATAATGGCGCTGTCAGCACCTGGATGATACCGTTGGAAGCGCGTACATCGGCGTTGCCTACTGTTCTGCCATTGATGTGCAGTATTTTCGGCGAAGGAGGTACCTGATCGTTGATACCTTTGATGATAAGTGGTTTGGAGAAATAGATCAGCTTCCCGGAAAGGCTTTCATATTCGTTGCCGATCTGCCGGGGGATGTCGGCCGCAGGATAGATGCCACGCAGAATATGATAGCTGATCAGTTCTGTCAGCTGTGCCACACTCATTTTTTGTAACAGTGAATCTTGCGTATATCCTGCTTTATTGAAAGCGTCGTTGTCTGGTACCAGCAACGTCAGGTTAGCATCTTTTTTTGCCACCAGCGAGTCAAGCCCACAACGTTTCAACGATGCATTAAAAAGACTGAACGCGTAGTTACTGGTGAGGATAGTCTGCAGGGGCTGTACATCCGGCTGCCGTTCCGCCGGTACCGTGATCTCCTTGTTGCATGCTGAAGCCATTCCCAGCAGCCATAGCAGCAGCACCATCATGCCATTTCCTCTATTGTAGTGCAATTGTTTCATGTGATATCTTTTTTTGCAGATCAGCCACGGGGCAACTTTTCAAATGCCTGCTGTACCTGCATCATATAAACATGGTTATCGATCAGTTCAAAAATATTGACGGTGGGAAAGACGCGTATCTGTCCGCCGATCTGTGTAAAGAGATTCAGCTGCCCCTGCAGAATGCCTGTTTCAGCCGGCAACCGCGACAGGTTAATATTATTAATAGCAGCCTGACTAACGGAACAGTTCATCCGCGATACGCGGCTCTGGCCATGTGCAGAAGAGGCATCGCTGGTTTCCACAAAATCAAAGGCGAAAAAAGGCATAGTACCCGTTCTGTAGGCAGTAGCTTTATCCTCCCTGAAAAAAGTGCGGAGCATGCCTTTCTCATCAAAGAAATAATCACGGGGCAGGAAAGGCAATGCCAGGAAAGGCGACTGCTCCGGCGCTGTTTGGCGGTATAACGTTGTCAGATATACGTTGTTTGACTGTGGCAGTGGTTTATAGATATTGCCTTTCAGGTCTTCAAAATTATCATTAAAAATATAGTAGGTGTATTTTATAGCGATGGTATCTTTAAAAAAACTATAGTCGGGATACTTGCTGTCAGATGCCAGGAAAGGCCTTTTACCAGAGAGATTATAGAAGGTAACATATAGCTGGCCCGGATCGAACGACCGCTTCACAAACTGCTCCTGCCGCAGAGATACGCCATATTGATTTTTATCCCGGTCGGTGGTGAGTACGTTCAGCGTTTGTATTTCCCCGCTCTTCAGTTCCAGTACTGTATCTACCAGCACCCGCTTTCTTTTGAGCGCCGGCAGCTGCCGGAAAGCGGTATTATCTTCCGGCCGTACCACAAAAACAATCCTGTGTTTACCCGCTGGCACCTGCGCCCAGGCCGACAAATCAAACCCGTTCATAGACGGCGCTGTACGCACCCGCAATTTGCCCGGATATTCCGGATTGCTGTTGGTAACCCGGTTGGTAAGTCCGCCTCGCCCGTCTGTGCCGGCGTAACCGCCGTTACCCGCATCAAGACCTGTACCTGCGTTCATGGAATAAGAAGCGCTGAAAGGATCGCGGGTAGCCAGGAAGTCACCTTCAATAGCTCCACCGGAAGGAATACCCTGCTCATCAAACTCCGGATCTATCAACATACATAAAAAGGGCGGCGCCTGTCCTGCATGCAACACATCCACTGAATACGGGATGGAATTGAATACACGCAAATATGCTGCATCCTGCACATCGGGGAGGCGCTCATACTTATAACACCCTGTCAGCAGCAGGAGTAAAATACCCGTTGACCACCTTAATAATATTCGTTTATTCATTGCCGTTATTTTCATTTAGGAAGATACTTACCTGGTATGTTTTATCTTAATCAACCTCAATCCTGCCGGATCACCTGCGGGCTTGCCGGCCTTGCCAATCAGCGCTATACTATACATGCCCACCTCGGGGCGTACATTACCATCCGTGTAGAGATCCGGGTTAGCCACAAAAGAATTGGATAACAACGGAGGCACATCAGTCAGTAACTGTCCGGGGATCCTGTCGAGAGCCGATGCATATACCCTCACCTGCGCGGGCATACCAACGGGAGCGCCCATGTCTGCACCACTTGGGTTTCCGCGGATACCAGGGTCCCACATATATGCCACAAACGGGTTCTGATCAGGCAATATCCGCGGGCGGAGATTTACCTGCGCACCGGTGTTGATAGC
The genomic region above belongs to Chitinophaga sp. 180180018-3 and contains:
- a CDS encoding TonB-dependent receptor, coding for MKQNFYFSGRMLILLTGILLTLFRVYAQETTGSLRGRITDAGGQPLPGVTVQAVHTPSGTRYGTATTPDGRYNLSGLRVGGPYRLEASFIGMETQREDNIQVMLGQVQQVNIALKTGARKLNELQVTATKTGPRTNGAGRNINREELRNMPTISRSIQDVTRLVPQGSKDNTFMGSNFRYNNVTIDGAVNNDAIGFSPSLGGATGTSGMPGSSTRTNPVSMDAIQDMQVYLAPYDVKIGNFTGGSINAVTRSGTNQLEGSVYVYGRNATLTGADRAGDGRKMPAAFYDYQAGLRLGFPIIKNKLFFFTNTEVTGRQDPVQQEAGSKTSSGVLSETDAQQIQEALRARYGIDPGTYGQYNATGRSLKFFNRVDWNINDNNHLAVRNNTIFSDAVQLERDQQNFRFAGIAFKQTNNQQSTVAELNTRINSRLSNNVIAGFSTIHDYRDPTSNPAFPQVQIVGRTPGSTIFLGTDREASIFNMKQRTLELTDNFRWDLGKHHLLFGTHNELYKITYGFVNAWNGRVDYPSVNDFLNNNPSRVRGSYNYFNNDRGYILQHPGAVFNINFYSLYAQDEIQINDRFRITPGIRFDMAHIPNKPDLSEKVSSAVSDKYKGTTFDYRPLNQLDNGYLGKVQVSPRLGFSYDLLEDKSLVLRGGAGLFTGRIPFAWIGYAYYNTGDTYGAYDQRTDNGSGVFIPGTDPLRPGNNGIADFARQNGQPVSNPNAGKTQVDLIDNNFMMPQVFRGSVGVDYTSRSGFRYSIEGIYTQVIKDVMFQQVNLKDNPAYNTYDTAADRRLQPVFPSGGINPAFANAYLLSNTTMGYRYSLTGQVSRKFPGGLNASVAYTYGMSKDVSNGVRNSMESNWQLNQALNPNAPKLAFSNFDIRHRIVATVSYSVTWQQHLRSTFSLFGSFQSGSPYTYGFVNYTAQNTPQQVSLAYIPYAAEAVNFFAPYTEAGRKTVTAAEQANAFNAFIDKDSYLSHRRGSFTERNGGRTPWNNNVDFRFMQDFMIARKGGKHAHMITFTWDILNLTNLLNSQWGWVYFSPNTYNSTASVGLVPFIPGRASQGYPLYNFQDPGKPYSVDFLQSRWQMQMGLRYSF
- a CDS encoding fasciclin domain-containing protein, whose product is MSIENMKTLLCGLLLMMVGTVACKKTEHTDKIEVRTLATYLKGEKDAQLFSTALQLSGLDTVFSSGGPYTLFVPADSAFINAGFTAEKLRSLDKKTLGGMIGYLILPGRIGKSSQVGFMSDTLTSLHPRYKPVVTQNYYGAFFNGVKVTEGNISLADGVVHKTGRLPLPPAGTLMETMDAAPDLKMVSYIFHRVKMLELYASNPVAIYKMLYGNTYTTATLVMPTDAAFKTIGYNVPSDLAGVDTLTLIKLVRYGCIYGTNFTCDFIGGRWAGGAGVPMKPGTVALNGFGMSGSGVTIVFRSYDIGKDATFEIGKDGVSFYGAGVITPPHIIRPDIVATNGVIHVLDQLFAPQGDYVYYK
- a CDS encoding fasciclin domain-containing protein; this encodes MKISIYNIRRMLIPVVLAGMLTGTGCKKDKQEVTPDKGADYFSRQRFLISTNYNFILFDTCLKAVSLQDTLTQPGPFTTLIPDNAAIQSARIGAVKDGGDISWLALPTDARRLFANHILRGNYSFRSLPLALNQPLPNLDGKNVYVSKYRTGADTVVTVNGVRVKDTDINTSNGQIQVLSGILTTEIYPSLTDLIVNTPPLTFFALAVQRSGLQNLLTNQGTYTVWAPSNDAFLNSGDPKLNSMQALEKADTAVLAALVRRHILPTRNFLLDMSLQSATLDTLRVQNLQREVVRISFKDRWGRVLQNPLVLGKGNKTAVVMYEMGYQNYIINRPAPNGVLHIIAGLLKP
- a CDS encoding fasciclin domain-containing protein; the encoded protein is MIMIIKRELINKKILPILVLLTGLTLGFTACEKIGLDDSAAFSHAVPDTTHDIRAVFAASRFTLFKQAARRVKLDQLLAPAGYFTILAPTDAAMQNAGLTADVINTLPEDSLQKIVRFHVVTGSYGALALNSAITSIETSTLLQEIIPDKSNAANLIYQQRLYLKRTKLLFVNGEPVNKESDTALTAGNGYVWPVDKVLQRPMLTAWETLLSRPELSMFVASIRLADSMYAANRLMFPGNPAIVADSLRYNSLYYANKKAEFGITQFALPMIMAPVNDAFKAAGFKTVNDIRAFATKVTPSQYPTVFLPIDSVLKQHALLNFRNIFTNISFYNDLLYNPYINNGQFNNYIGTGNMIMERAFFPQFQPADGTVKVKWTNDPAIPMATLYADPQRHMMTRSGVIYETDQLFYHPSK
- a CDS encoding fasciclin domain-containing protein, giving the protein MKQLHYNRGNGMMVLLLWLLGMASACNKEITVPAERQPDVQPLQTILTSNYAFSLFNASLKRCGLDSLVAKKDANLTLLVPDNDAFNKAGYTQDSLLQKMSVAQLTELISYHILRGIYPAADIPRQIGNEYESLSGKLIYFSKPLIIKGINDQVPPSPKILHINGRTVGNADVRASNGIIQVLTAPLSVPAPTVKDWLEQRPQYSLYVAALKKMGLYAQLSGDGPFTLFVPENAKMERRGLTSAAIASDTFDTKHYSDYLFRAGILPNRIFITDFRDAPVVPQGAPSPVDVKVYSKEGFVLFNAVNPVPVACSWFEMFPGYFYRIGPQSLQYTFKDAIAGNGVIHGISDILVYPDSIHISHP